The following are from one region of the Mangifera indica cultivar Alphonso chromosome 14, CATAS_Mindica_2.1, whole genome shotgun sequence genome:
- the LOC123195895 gene encoding kunitz trypsin inhibitor 5-like, with protein sequence MKAAVITMKSTLAVLSSFLIFAFVTRSLPVAASAAPDPVLDIGGQNLHTGTNYYILPVVRGKGGGLTLASTGNETCPLDVVQEQHEVKDGLPLTFSPVNLTKGVVRVSTDMNIKFSAATICVQSTVWKLDSHDDSLGQWFVTSGGVEGNPGRETTSNWFKIEKYDNDYKLVFCPSVCDFCKVLCRDIGIYIDGGIRRLALSDVPFKVMFKRA encoded by the coding sequence ATGAAAGCAGCAGTGATAACAATGAAGTCTACATTAGCAGTACTCAGCTCCTTCCTTATCTTTGCCTTTGTAACAAGGTCATTGCCTGTGGCAGCCAGTGCTGCACCTGATCCAGTGCTTGACATCGGTGGCCAGAATCTTCACACAGGCACCAACTATTACATCTTGCCAGTTGTTCGTGGGAAAGGCGGTGGTCTTACTCTTGCCAGCACTGGAAATGAAACCTGTCCTCTCGATGTCGTTCAGGAGCAACATGAGGTAAAAGATGGCCTAccactaacattttcacctgtGAACCTCACAAAAGGCGTTGTCCGTGTATCCACTGATATGAACATCAAGTTCTCCGCTGCAACGATCTGTGTCCAATCAACAGTGTGGAAGCTTGACAGCCATGATGACTCTCTGGGACAATGGTTCGTGACAAGTGGGGGAGTCGAAGGTAATCCTGGCCGCGAAACAACCAGCAACTGGTTTAAGATCGAGAAGTATGATAATGACTACAAGCTTGTTTTCTGCCCTTCTGTGTGTGACTTCTGCAAAGTTTTATGCAGAGATATCGGCATTTATATCGATGGTGGGATACGCCGCCTCGCCCTGAGTGATGTTCCATTCAAAGTCATGTTCAAGAGGGCATAA